CAGATTTTTCAGGTCAGCGCCTGCCAATCCCCTGATTTCTGCATGTATGCTCTCCTAGAATTTGAAGAGGAAATAACAGAATGTTACCATCTGGTCAAGGATCGCAAGATAGCTAAAACGGAAGTGGTGGGAGAAGATTTGCACCTTCGCATCAACTTCTCAAGCACTTCTATCAAGGGGCGTTTGGCTACCTCTTTTATCAGCCCTGAGCAGGCCGCCTTTCTATTGAAAGATGTTCCTGACTTCCCCCAAGCCCAAAAACAGGCGGAAAGCAACTGGAACCAACTACTGGGCCGTGTTCAGATTCGTGACAAAAAAACAGAAGACATCAATTTCTTCTACCACTGCCTCTATCGTTGCCTACTTTACCCACAGACTTTCTACGAACCTAGTCCTGATGGACAAGCCATTCATTTTGACCCTATCAGCAACCAGGCCAAACTAGGCAAATTTTTCACCAACAACGGCTACTGGGACACCTTCCGTTCCTCCTATCCCCTGCTTTCACTTATCTACCCAGACTATTTGGAAGAGTTTCTCCACGGCATTCTCCAACACTATCGAGATACTGGATTTTTACCCAAATGGCTATCACCAGACGAACGCGGTATCATGCCAGGAACTCTTGTAGATGGAGTCATTGCTGATGCGGCCTGCAAGGGACTTGTTCCTGATTTGATGGAAGATTTTCTCCAGGCCATGATAGAAACCAGTCAAAAGACCGATGCGGATCAGCGCTACGGTCGCCATGGTAGTCAGATTTACCGCCAGTTAAACTATCTCCCTCTTGATTTCAACGAATCTGTGAGCCATTCTCTTGATTATGCCTACAGTGATTGGGCTATCAGCCAAGTAGCAGAAAAACTGGAGCAGGACCAACTGGCTAAGCAGTACGCTCAAATGAGCCTGGGCTACCGACAGTTATTCGATAGCCAAACAGGTCTCATGCGTGCCAAGGATAGACAGAAACAATTCCGAGCAGATTTTTCCCCTCTAAGCTGGGGAAGAGACTATGCCGAATGTTCTGCCCTACAAGCAACCCTGTCTGTCTTTCATGACATCGATGGACTGATCGAATTGATGGGCGGAAAAGAAGCCTTTACCACCTACCTCATCCAACTGTGCAATCAGGAAGCTTTTTTCTCACCTGAACAGTACGGCTACGAAATCCACGAAATGTCTGAAATGGCACAAGCCAATCTCGGTCAGCTTGCTATTTCAAATCAACCGAGCTTCCATATCCCTTATCTTTTCCAATGGTCCACCAAACCAGAATACACTAGTCTGCTCATTCACAAAATCAGACAAACAGCTTTCAAGACAGGTTTTCAAGCCTATCCAGGTGACGAGGATAATGGTAGCCTTTCAGCCTGGTACATTTTCTCCTGTCTAGGCTTCTATCCTGTCTGTCCAGGAAAAGCTGACTACCAAATCGGACTACCGCATTTTAAGGAAGTAGACTTGCTACTTGCAGATCAACACAAGCTGACCATTTCTACTCCAAAGAGCGATGCAAATTTCCAATTTGTCAAGCAAGTTTCATTAGACACACAAGTCATCCAAACCATCAAGCATGACCAACTGATAAAATCAAACTGCCTAGAATTTGACCTATCTATACTTCCAAGTAAGGAGCCATACTCTTAGAACAATAAATAGTCAGGGAACAAACCCTGACTATTTATTTTATTCACCTTGCTTTCTGAGCTTAGCTAACTGAGATAGGCCAGCCAGAGCCATACCAACTAACCCAAGAAGGACATACTTCTCCTGATAGGTATCACCAGTTTGTGGAAGACCGCTCTTCTGCAGAGAAGCATCTCTGATCTGCTTTTCAACCTGCGGGCTATTTTCTACCATTAAAGTCTTCTCCTGCTGGATAGGCAAACCGCTGCCGACCTCCACTATTTTCGGCTGACTCTCATTAGCAACTGTTCGTGAATACAGCTCGCGACGGCCATCACTATAGACTAGGTGAGCTACCATCATTTGACCATCCGCCCCCTCCTGAACAATTCGCTCTTTGCCCAGTGGCAAATCAGTGCTGGTCCGTTTGATGACTTGTCTCGGCACCAGCTCATAGGTCAAATCCATCCTCGGTTTTTCAGGAGTCAGTAAATTCTTAGACTCCATCGAATCTCTTGTACCGACATGCGTTACCAGACTAGACTGTTCAAACAAATCAGTCCATTCATTGAGCAGCTCCTTCATCTCATCTGGACGAATACTATCTGAACCCAAAATTTTCTCAGTTTTTTCAAGTAAAGAACTCAGCTCAGAAGAATTTATAGGCGTATCTATTCCTTTCACCTCTTGGATTAGCTGATTGAGACGTCCAAGATCTGCTTGGTAAAGTTTCTCCCCATCCAGCTCTCCTAACTGTTTCTCTAAAAGAGTTTGAGCGGCTTCAACCTGCTCGACTGTCCGATTGGTATCTGCTACCACAGACTGAGCTTCTTCCAAGGCAGTTTGCAAGGCAAGTTGTGTCTGCTCACTAGAATAGAGATAGGCTGTTTGGGTTTGTAGAGCCTCAATTTCTGCTATTTTCTGCTTTAGATACTCATCATTGACGATTGGCTTCGGTGAAACAAGGACATCAAATGAAGTCTCCAAACCAGCATACCGTAAACCTAGGCTCTGACGCCCCTCTTTACGGGAATCGAAACCAACAATTTCTACTCCAGCTTCTGTCAAAGAGAAGGACTGAGTTGACTCATCGTCATAGATAATAACAAATCGACCATTTGTGATATCCAAATCATCTCCTACAACATACTGCACTTTTGGTAACTGTTGGATTTCTAGACCGACTGCTTTTTTCTCACCTTGGGCTATATCTTCAACAACATATACCGTCAGTGGCTGAGCAAGTGTTTCGCCTAGATAAGAAACGGTCAATGTTTGTTCACCTAATTTTTGCGGATCATATCCCCTTACTGTAACTGCCGGATTGGTGGTATTCACTCGTTCAGCAGGCCAATCTCCTTCAAAAGCTACACGGAATTGTGCTCCTGCAAGCGATAAAGGACTACCTTGTCGGTAAACTTTTTTCTCTAGGGGAGCTATCCATTCCATCGCTTTCACGACTTTTTCACCTTGCGGAACGCGAATGGCCAATAGATTGCTCCAATCCTTTCCTTCCTCCAGAGTACGGTAGTAAATGAACTCAGGCAGGGACTCAAAGCGAATCGGGTCGAATATAAGATTTCCTGACTCTGTCGATTCCAATTCTGCCAGTGGTTTTACGGCATCTGAACTAGAATAAAGTGCTATTTTCCGATTGGCAGGGACATCCTTGAAACCTACTTGAATCTGATGATTACCGAGATGGCGAGCAACAGCATGGGTCATCGGAATGTTTTGTGTCTCCATGTCCAATTCTTCATACATACGCCAATTATAAATACGAATGGCCTTCCAAGGAGTGCCATTATCAGAAGTCAAGACATCCAAACGCCATTCCTGCGCTCGAATTGGCTTGTCCAATACGATGTCTGTTACATGATCACGATTGCCACGAACTTCTTTGGCTAACACCCAGTCACCATTCTCATTTTTATAATAGAGATCGAAATCCTTGGTGTTCATTAAGCCATCATTGACCGATTCACCACCTGCACCAGCATGATCCATAGCCCATCGCACGACTGTCCGAGGTTGGGTCAAACGAATATCTACATGGCCACTCAATTGATGGGAAGACCATTTATCTGACAGACTGGTGATGGTCCCATTCAACATGCCCTCAATGCCTTCTCCACCTTCTTTTTTTGCAAAACTTGAACCGATGACTTCTGCTCCGAGAACAATGTTTTCTGCCAATGGTTTAGGAAGGCTAGTATCTTTCACCGTCATTTCCCAATCAAAGATAAACTCCCCAGCTTCCGAACGCAAACCGTTTTTCCCAACGGCATGAACTTTCAAAGCCTGGGTTCGACCTTCTGCCTGAGCAGAACGAACTAGCTGAGGGAGGTAAATCCTTGTATTAGAAGAACCTGTCAGCAATTTCCACTGTCCGTCAACCTGCGCATAGACTTCATAATAGTCTGCATCATCTGTCCCTGTAAAGCTAATCACAGCTTCAGCATCTTGGGCATTCTTCAATCGCTTAGCAAGGACTTGGCCATCTTTCGGTGCAGTAGGTGAATTTTCTTGGTCATAAACAGCCAACTGCCCTAAACGAAAATCAAAATCCGACAGCGCTGCTTCATTTTCAACAACCACTTGGATACCGTACACTGTCTTTCCTGCCAGACTAGATAAATCAAAAGTCTGATCTTGCCAATCTCCTGATAGTTTAAGCAAGCGCCACGCTTCTTTATTCGCAAATTGATAATCTGGTTCAAGCGCTAGAGCTAGGGAGATATTTGCACCTTGCCCTCCTTTGTGCGCAACCCTTAAACGACTTGTTTCTGATAGAGGAATCTTGGTGGAATACAACTTAACTTCCTGCTTACCATTCTTTTCCAAATTGCCTGTAAAACGAAGAGAGTTGCCCCCATTATAGGCATCATCAAAATCATAAGCCGCAGCAAGCTTTTCACCACTTGCTTCAATCCACCACCGCCAGGTTGGTAAAATACCAGACACAGAGCGATAATTCCATTCCCCATCCTTGGCAACCTTGCCATCTACAAACCATTTTTTCCCGTGCCCTGTATTAAAGGAACTATTGAAATTACTGCTTGTAATAGCCGTCTTATCCGCAATGAGATTTGCCAAGCCATACCAATTTTTATCCGAAGGTTTCTGCTTGGTTGGATCACCTTGATAGCCTGTAAAGAAGATATTCTCATTCTCATGATAATCCTCACCCGTCGCACCCAAACTTGTAATGGTATCTGGCGCAAACAGACCGAGTGATAATTTCAATTTCCCATTTTCATCAAACAGAGCATCCCAGTTAATTTGCGTTTTGTAAGAGCCTCCCCGTTGCAATTCAAATCCAGCAAAAATATCAAATGGATCTCGACCGATTCGTTTCGCCACTTCGATTGAATAGTTATTTTTCGCCCGTGTCCAGTTAAAATTCGCAAAGAAACGATCCGCAGGGACCTTGTCTCCTTCCTTTTCCATAAACGGATAGTTGTACTCACCCAAACCATCTTCGTGATAGCGACCATATTCGTAGGTCATGGCATCATACCAAGAATACGTAATCGGATAACCAATCGATTCTGCATATTCCTTGGTATAGAGCATGAAGTTTCTCATTGTTTCCCCTAATGGTTGAACCATGCTTCCTGTAGTCTCTTGATTAATGAAATAACCATCGAAACCATAGTATTTTGCCATATCTACCAACTTACGAGCCACAGGAAAACTTCCATCAGGATCCTGTCTCATAGAAGCCACAAACTTCTCTTGGTCTTCAATACTACTGGACCAATTGTAGAAAATCGTTCCCAAAACAGGCACACCATTGCGGTGTCCAGCATCAATGACGTCTGGGCTAGGAATCAAGCCTTCCCAAAATACCATTGAATCAATATACTGCCAGTAATCAAAGGCATAGGCTTTAAACTCTTCTCCCCCAACAGAGGCATGGTCTTTCGCCTTAGAGTTGGTATTTGAAAGAGCTTCTACCTTTGCATTCTCATTGGCTCTCTCATTGACGACATGCCCTCTAAAGCGCTCAACCAACTCTACAGAAGCACGGTTCAAATCATCATCTGGACGAGCACCCGGCTCCCAGGCAAGCACCTGATCCCAGTTGTCAAACTTAATCTCTTTCGGACGAATTCCTTGATCCTCTACCTGAGGAAAATCAGAAAGCAACAGACCAAAATCCGAAGAATCTATCTCTTTATCTTCCGCTTCCTCTGTATCCTCTAGTTTATTTTCTGGATTATCAGACGGAGTTGAAGGTAGTTTTTCTTCTCTACTATCTGATACAGATACTTCTCCATTCAACTCTTCGGTCACCGCTTTCTCATCTGCTGAAATTGGTGATATTCCTTCCTCAGCTTCGGTCTTTTCCACATGTTCGTTCCCTACCGAAGAGAGCTCAACAGCTGGCTCTGACAAGCTGTCCACATTTTCTAGCTGGTCCGCAGAAACCTGTGTCCCAAATAAGGTCGCACCAATCAAAACAGAAC
This region of Streptococcus suis genomic DNA includes:
- a CDS encoding GH92 family glycosyl hydrolase; protein product: MHTSIVSTIDTRYGTYNSHAFSNGNTLPLTGAPFGMNYFAPQTSDQTGNWWFNPYEPVYQGIRLTHQPSPWLGDFSSLLLTPVTGELSRDSLFHRQSSYQLDQAVFRPDLLQLQSNRYRLISRLAPSRYGSSFEIASFANQPVGIVFYSSGKSIYRLLNPHQLLIQIFQVSACQSPDFCMYALLEFEEEITECYHLVKDRKIAKTEVVGEDLHLRINFSSTSIKGRLATSFISPEQAAFLLKDVPDFPQAQKQAESNWNQLLGRVQIRDKKTEDINFFYHCLYRCLLYPQTFYEPSPDGQAIHFDPISNQAKLGKFFTNNGYWDTFRSSYPLLSLIYPDYLEEFLHGILQHYRDTGFLPKWLSPDERGIMPGTLVDGVIADAACKGLVPDLMEDFLQAMIETSQKTDADQRYGRHGSQIYRQLNYLPLDFNESVSHSLDYAYSDWAISQVAEKLEQDQLAKQYAQMSLGYRQLFDSQTGLMRAKDRQKQFRADFSPLSWGRDYAECSALQATLSVFHDIDGLIELMGGKEAFTTYLIQLCNQEAFFSPEQYGYEIHEMSEMAQANLGQLAISNQPSFHIPYLFQWSTKPEYTSLLIHKIRQTAFKTGFQAYPGDEDNGSLSAWYIFSCLGFYPVCPGKADYQIGLPHFKEVDLLLADQHKLTISTPKSDANFQFVKQVSLDTQVIQTIKHDQLIKSNCLEFDLSILPSKEPYS
- a CDS encoding endo-beta-N-acetylglucosaminidase — protein: MTKCDFDKRERFGIRKFTIGACSVLIGATLFGTQVSADQLENVDSLSEPAVELSSVGNEHVEKTEAEEGISPISADEKAVTEELNGEVSVSDSREEKLPSTPSDNPENKLEDTEEAEDKEIDSSDFGLLLSDFPQVEDQGIRPKEIKFDNWDQVLAWEPGARPDDDLNRASVELVERFRGHVVNERANENAKVEALSNTNSKAKDHASVGGEEFKAYAFDYWQYIDSMVFWEGLIPSPDVIDAGHRNGVPVLGTIFYNWSSSIEDQEKFVASMRQDPDGSFPVARKLVDMAKYYGFDGYFINQETTGSMVQPLGETMRNFMLYTKEYAESIGYPITYSWYDAMTYEYGRYHEDGLGEYNYPFMEKEGDKVPADRFFANFNWTRAKNNYSIEVAKRIGRDPFDIFAGFELQRGGSYKTQINWDALFDENGKLKLSLGLFAPDTITSLGATGEDYHENENIFFTGYQGDPTKQKPSDKNWYGLANLIADKTAITSSNFNSSFNTGHGKKWFVDGKVAKDGEWNYRSVSGILPTWRWWIEASGEKLAAAYDFDDAYNGGNSLRFTGNLEKNGKQEVKLYSTKIPLSETSRLRVAHKGGQGANISLALALEPDYQFANKEAWRLLKLSGDWQDQTFDLSSLAGKTVYGIQVVVENEAALSDFDFRLGQLAVYDQENSPTAPKDGQVLAKRLKNAQDAEAVISFTGTDDADYYEVYAQVDGQWKLLTGSSNTRIYLPQLVRSAQAEGRTQALKVHAVGKNGLRSEAGEFIFDWEMTVKDTSLPKPLAENIVLGAEVIGSSFAKKEGGEGIEGMLNGTITSLSDKWSSHQLSGHVDIRLTQPRTVVRWAMDHAGAGGESVNDGLMNTKDFDLYYKNENGDWVLAKEVRGNRDHVTDIVLDKPIRAQEWRLDVLTSDNGTPWKAIRIYNWRMYEELDMETQNIPMTHAVARHLGNHQIQVGFKDVPANRKIALYSSSDAVKPLAELESTESGNLIFDPIRFESLPEFIYYRTLEEGKDWSNLLAIRVPQGEKVVKAMEWIAPLEKKVYRQGSPLSLAGAQFRVAFEGDWPAERVNTTNPAVTVRGYDPQKLGEQTLTVSYLGETLAQPLTVYVVEDIAQGEKKAVGLEIQQLPKVQYVVGDDLDITNGRFVIIYDDESTQSFSLTEAGVEIVGFDSRKEGRQSLGLRYAGLETSFDVLVSPKPIVNDEYLKQKIAEIEALQTQTAYLYSSEQTQLALQTALEEAQSVVADTNRTVEQVEAAQTLLEKQLGELDGEKLYQADLGRLNQLIQEVKGIDTPINSSELSSLLEKTEKILGSDSIRPDEMKELLNEWTDLFEQSSLVTHVGTRDSMESKNLLTPEKPRMDLTYELVPRQVIKRTSTDLPLGKERIVQEGADGQMMVAHLVYSDGRRELYSRTVANESQPKIVEVGSGLPIQQEKTLMVENSPQVEKQIRDASLQKSGLPQTGDTYQEKYVLLGLVGMALAGLSQLAKLRKQGE